In Mycolicibacterium nivoides, the DNA window ACCAAGGGCATCGAGGGTCTCGACGTCGAACGGTGTTACGGGGATATCTTCGACACCGATGCGGTGGCGGCGGCGATGACCGACCGGGACGTGGTGTTCTACTGCGTCGTCGACACCCGCGCCCACCTGGCCGACCCGGCGCCACTGTTCTCCACCAACGTCGAGGGCCTGCGTAATGTCCTCGACGTCGCGATGGATGCCGACCTGCAGCGCTTCGTCTTTCTCAGCACCATCGGAACGATCGCGGTCGGTGACGACGGCGCGACCGTCGATGAGGACACCCCGTTCAACTGGGCCGGCAAAGGCGGCCCGTACATCGAGTCGCGGCGCCAGGCCGAAGACCTGGTGCTGTCCTACGCCAGGCAGCACGGATTGCCCGCTGTGGCGATGTGTGTGTCCAACCCGTACGGACCGCCCGACTGGCAGCCGAGACAGGGTGCGCTCGTCGCGATGGCCGCGTTCGGCAAGTTGCCCGTGTACGTGCGCGGTGTCGGTTCCGAGGTGGTTGGGATAGACGACGCGGCCGATGCACTCATCCGGGCGGCCGAGCATGGCCGGATCGGCGAACGCTACATCGTGTCCGAAGGCTATATGTCACAGCGCCAGATGTTCACCACGGCTGCGGAGGCAGTGGGTGCGCGACCGCCGCGATTCGGCATCCCCATGGCCCCGCTGTATGTCTTCGGCTGGTTCGCCGGCTTGTCGAATCGGTTGTTCGGCACTGACTTTCCGATGAACCTCACCGCCGCGCGACTGATGTGGCTGACCTCGCCCGCGGACCACGGCAAGGCGACCCGTGAGCTGGGGTGGAAACCGGCACCCACCGCCGAATCGATCAGCCGGGCCGCGCAGTTCTACGTCGACCGCAGGAACCGCGACGAGAAAGTCATCGACTTGTGAGCAACGCCGATCTCGATGCGATCGTCGTCGGTGCCGGATTCTCCGGCTTGTACGCACTGCACCGGCTACGGGAGCAGGGCCTGCGGGTGCGGATTCTGGAGAAGGCCGACGCCGTCGGCGGTACCTGGCTGGTCAACCGGTATCCGGGTGCGCGCTGTGACATCGAGAGCGTCGAATACTCGTACAGCTTCAGCGATGAGATCCAGCAGGAGTGGGTCTGGACCGAGACGATGCCGGCCCAACCTGAGGTCGAGGCGTACCTCAACTTCGTCGCCGACCGACTCGACCTGCGCCGCGACATCGCATTCGGCACCGAGGTCGTCACGATGACCTTCGAAGAGGCCACATCTCTGTGGTCGGTCACCACCGCCGACGGGCAGACGCTGCGCACGCCGTTCGTGGTGGCCGCCACCGGAATCCTGTCGGTGCCACTGGAACCCGATATCCCGGGAATGAGCCGATTCGCCGGCGCGTCGCTGTTCACCAGCCGCTGGCCGCGCGAGGGCGTCGACCTCGCGGGCAAGCGGGTCGGGGTGATCGGCACCGGGTCCACCGGTGTTCAGCTGATTCCGGTGGTGGCCGGGCAGTGCGAACATCTCACGGTGTTCCAGCGGTCCCCGGCGTTCACCCTGCCGTGGCAGGTCCGGCCCTTCGAACCCGGCGAACTCGACGCGCTCAAGGCCGACTACGCGGCCATCCGCGCTGCGCAGCGGGAGCATCCGGTCGGGGCGGCTCGGCTCAGTGCGTTCTCGGTGTTCCTCGAGATGCTGGTGCGGCCGCCGGTGAAATCCGCGTCGCCCGAAGAGAAGCGGCACGCCGTCGAAGAACACGGCGTCATGGGCGCCCTGAACTGGGGTGACGTCTTCTTCGACATCGACGCCAACCGGATGGCCACCGAGCTGTACGGCCAGGCCGTGGCCCGCATCGTCACCGACCCACACACGGCGGCCTCGTTGACACCCAGTCACCCGTTCGCCTGCAAGCGGCCGATCATCGACCAGGGTTACTACGACACCTACAACCGGGACAACGTCACCCTGGTCGATCTGCGCAAGGGCGGCATCCGTGAGGTGACCACCACTGGGATTTCCACCGAGCAAGGAGATTTCGACCTGGACGTGATCGTGTACGCCACCGGATTCGACGCCATGACCGGCGCGTTGAGCCGGATCGACGTACGTGGCCGGGACGGGCTGGTGCTGGGGGAGTACTGGTCCAAGGAGGGCGGACTGTCCTATCTGGGTTTGGCCGTGGCCGGATTCCCGAATCTGTTCACGATCCAGGGGCCGGGAAGCCCATCGGCGGCGACGAATTTCGTGGCGGCCCTGGAACAACACGTCGAGTGGATCGCGGAGTGCATCGCGTACCTGAGAGCCGGCGGCCATCGGAGTATCGAGGCGACGCCCCAGGCGCAGGCCGAATGGGTTGAACACACCACGGCACTGGTGGCTCCCACCGTGTTGGTGCACCCGAGCTGCAACTCGTGGTACAACGGCGGCAACGTACCGGGTAAGAAGAGGATGTACCTGGGATACACCGCAGGCATCCCCGAGTACCGTCGCCGCTGTGACGAGATCGCAGCTGACGGC includes these proteins:
- a CDS encoding flavin-containing monooxygenase; this translates as MSNADLDAIVVGAGFSGLYALHRLREQGLRVRILEKADAVGGTWLVNRYPGARCDIESVEYSYSFSDEIQQEWVWTETMPAQPEVEAYLNFVADRLDLRRDIAFGTEVVTMTFEEATSLWSVTTADGQTLRTPFVVAATGILSVPLEPDIPGMSRFAGASLFTSRWPREGVDLAGKRVGVIGTGSTGVQLIPVVAGQCEHLTVFQRSPAFTLPWQVRPFEPGELDALKADYAAIRAAQREHPVGAARLSAFSVFLEMLVRPPVKSASPEEKRHAVEEHGVMGALNWGDVFFDIDANRMATELYGQAVARIVTDPHTAASLTPSHPFACKRPIIDQGYYDTYNRDNVTLVDLRKGGIREVTTTGISTEQGDFDLDVIVYATGFDAMTGALSRIDVRGRDGLVLGEYWSKEGGLSYLGLAVAGFPNLFTIQGPGSPSAATNFVAALEQHVEWIAECIAYLRAGGHRSIEATPQAQAEWVEHTTALVAPTVLVHPSCNSWYNGGNVPGKKRMYLGYTAGIPEYRRRCDEIAADGYPGFTIA
- a CDS encoding NAD-dependent epimerase/dehydratase family protein, producing MDRRRKVLVMGASGNVGACVTRQLVERGDDVRVLLRRSSSTKGIEGLDVERCYGDIFDTDAVAAAMTDRDVVFYCVVDTRAHLADPAPLFSTNVEGLRNVLDVAMDADLQRFVFLSTIGTIAVGDDGATVDEDTPFNWAGKGGPYIESRRQAEDLVLSYARQHGLPAVAMCVSNPYGPPDWQPRQGALVAMAAFGKLPVYVRGVGSEVVGIDDAADALIRAAEHGRIGERYIVSEGYMSQRQMFTTAAEAVGARPPRFGIPMAPLYVFGWFAGLSNRLFGTDFPMNLTAARLMWLTSPADHGKATRELGWKPAPTAESISRAAQFYVDRRNRDEKVIDL